A genomic region of Janthinobacterium lividum contains the following coding sequences:
- a CDS encoding FHA domain-containing protein: MKAPYFIEILAENGEVRQRQRMASLPIRIGRGYDNDFILDDAHTAAAHAIVEDDGAGGLLLRDLGSQNGVIHRGQRQLQVAMTGNSIVRLGHTRLRVRASDHPVAPELGDTTRHDWEGLRPAVAGLAMIGASAAFSNWLSDADAFDPISYLMIIAYALAGGLVWASIWAVANRLFGHVARFGRHLFIIGCGLLAMEAWELGSNMAAYALSLEVLTRYGRHMFIVIVCAMIYYHLCTIKPQHPRRFGLVAVVLAILGSTLILLSNLQSSGRLADEPYMSVIYPPALRLSPDHTTDAFFRDAASLQRAVDAERGKAAKGADEDEDSGD, translated from the coding sequence ATGAAAGCACCATACTTCATCGAAATCCTCGCCGAGAATGGCGAGGTGCGGCAGCGCCAGCGCATGGCATCCCTGCCGATCCGCATCGGCCGCGGCTACGACAACGACTTCATCCTCGATGATGCGCATACGGCAGCCGCGCACGCCATTGTCGAGGACGACGGCGCAGGCGGCCTGCTGTTGCGCGACCTGGGCAGCCAGAATGGCGTGATCCACCGGGGGCAGCGGCAACTGCAAGTGGCCATGACCGGCAACAGCATCGTGCGCCTGGGCCACACGCGCCTGCGCGTGCGCGCCAGCGACCATCCCGTGGCGCCCGAACTGGGCGACACCACCCGGCATGACTGGGAAGGCTTGCGCCCCGCCGTCGCCGGCCTGGCCATGATCGGCGCCTCGGCCGCCTTCAGCAACTGGCTCAGCGATGCGGACGCCTTCGACCCGATTTCCTACCTGATGATCATCGCCTACGCGCTGGCCGGCGGCCTCGTGTGGGCGTCGATCTGGGCCGTGGCAAACCGCCTGTTCGGCCATGTGGCGCGCTTCGGCCGCCACCTGTTCATCATCGGCTGCGGCTTGCTGGCCATGGAGGCGTGGGAACTGGGCAGCAACATGGCGGCGTATGCGCTGTCGCTGGAAGTGCTGACGCGCTACGGACGGCACATGTTCATCGTCATCGTCTGCGCCATGATCTACTACCATTTGTGCACGATCAAGCCGCAGCACCCGCGCCGCTTCGGCCTCGTTGCCGTCGTGCTGGCCATCCTTGGCTCGACCCTGATCCTGCTGAGCAATTTGCAGAGCAGCGGCCGCCTGGCCGACGAGCCGTACATGTCCGTGATCTACCCGCCGGCCTTACGCCTGAGCCCGGATCACACGACGGACGCCTTCTTCCGCGATGCGGCCAGCCTGCAGCGCGCCGTCGATGCCGAGCGCGGCAAGGCGGCCAAGGGTGCCGACGAAGACGAAGACAGCGGCGATTAA